A genomic segment from Dermacentor silvarum isolate Dsil-2018 chromosome 11, BIME_Dsil_1.4, whole genome shotgun sequence encodes:
- the LOC125941347 gene encoding beta-galactosidase-1-like protein, translated as MHYFRVPRAYWKDRLYKIKMAGLNAVAFYIEWSGHEPEPGVHNFIDDYDLDAFLEEIKEQGLLAIARPGPYICGERDNGGFPYWLLRDHPKMAYRSSDKNFVAAVDRWFAKLLPMLVPHLYRNGGPLFAVQVENEYGHYDKCDTAYMEHLLTIMESHMGA; from the exons ATGCACTACTTTAGAGTACCGAGGGCATACTGGAAGGACCGACTGTACAAGATCAAGATGGCCGGCCTCAACGCCGTTGCCTTCTACATCGAGTGGAGCGGACACGAGCCGGAGCCGGGAGTGCACAACTTCATCGACGACTACGATCTGGACGCCTTCTTGGAGGAGATCAAGGAACAAGGTCTCCTAGCCATAGCTCGCCCGGGCCCGTACATCTGCGGGGAGCGGGACAACGGAGGATTCCCGTACTGGCTACTCAGAGATCACCCCAAGATGGCGTATCGAAGCAGCGACAAGAACTTCGTTGCGGCAGTGGACCGGTGGTTCGCGAAGCTCCTCCCTATGCTGGTACCACACCTGTACCGAAACGGTGGCCCGCTCTTCGCCGTGCAAGTCGAGAATGAGTACGGCCACTACGACAAGTGCGACACAGCGTACATGGAACACCTGCTGACCATCATGGAGTCTCACATGG GTGCGTGA
- the LOC125941348 gene encoding beta-galactosidase-1-like protein, whose translation MTSTAMRACVFGLLVTSYQHLPHSEAARAFTIDYERQTFLKDGKPFRFVGGAMHYFRVPRPYWDDRLRKLRMGGLNVVDFYIDWSGHEPEPGQYNFRDNYDLAAFLEALKKADLLALVRPGPFVCGEIDNAGFPYWLVRKHPHIRYRTMQREYTREVEKWFNVLFPKIVPYLYKNGGPIILVQLENEYGHLDGYCDPNYMEFMLQMQERLLGKDVVMFRSDSPVQSRYDCDWVRDVLVAGNCYPKTNVSETFGAIRRGMVKPGGPILVPEYYTGWMDYWGYAHNKEDPRHVIKTFEEMMDHGANVVFYMYHGGTSFGFKAGTSNTAPLVSSYDYGAPLAEDGDPRPYYYQIRRSISKYMPVPKGPLPRRSRKLRLDAVRMNEGTPLDRVMRHFRDKGLLRQKQSTHPMTFEEFGLDFGFMVYKTRVQVRRARKYNVTLHGLRDRAHLSVRQERHVIQAFTMNEDEQPKLYEKVLLRGGEKMSILVENMGREDFGPKNKDPKGIRRVTADGSNMTGWVMEAVPVTRNRDVSELMRFLKRRSGEACKGPPCFYYGSFVLPKGQARLDTFLDPSNYTKGIAFVNGINLGRYWPAVGPQVTLYVPAVFLRPHPEENNVIMMEIDQVPKRGQRGVSFANRPRLEGSVERPRA comes from the exons ATGACATCTACAGCCATGCGCGCTTGTGTATTTGGGCTGCTCGTCACAAGCTACCAGCACCTTCCGCACTCCGAAGCTGCACGGGCGTTCACAATCGATTATGAAAGGCAAACGTTCCTAAAGGACGGCAAGCCCTTCCGGTTCGTCGGAGGCGCGATGCACTACTTCCGGGTACCACGGCCCTACTGGGACGACCGGCTGCGGAAGCTACGAATGGGCGGCCTGAACGTCGTCGACTTCTACATCGACTGGAGCGGTCACGAGCCGGAACCCGGACAGTACAACTTCCGCGACAACTACGACCTGGCCGCCTTCCTAGAAGCACTGAAGAAGGCCGACCTGCTGGCCCTGGTGAGACCGGGACCCTTCGTGTGCGGCGAAATCGACAACGCCGGCTTTCCCTACTGGCTGGTCAGAAAGCACCCCCACATTCGATACCGGACGATGCAGAGAGAGTACACTCGGGAAGTGGAGAAGTGGTTCAACGTCCTCTTCCCCAAGATCGTCCCGTACCTCTACAAGAACGGCGGGCCCATCATCTTGGTTCAGCTGGAGAACGAGTACGGCCACCTGGACGGCTACTGCGACCCCAACTACATGGAGTTTATGCTTCAAATGCAGGAAAGGCTCCTGGGCAAGGATGTGGTCATGTTCCGAAGCGACTCCCCCGTACAGTCGAGGTACGACTGCGACTGGGTTCGCGACGTCCTCGTGGCGGGCAACTGTTACCCCAAGACGAACGTTTCGGAAACGTTCGGCGCCATCCGTCGGGGAATGGTGAAGCCGGGAGGCCCGATTCTGGTGCCGGAGTACTACACCGGTTGGATGGACTACTGGGGCTACGCGCACAACAAGGAGGACCCGCGACACGTCATCAAGACCTTCGAGGAGATGATGGACCACGGAGCCAACGTGGTTTTCTACATGTACCACGGCGGGACCAGCTTCGGCTTCAAGGCAGGCACGAGCAACACGGCGCCTCTGGTCAGCAGTTACGATTACGGGGCGCCGCTTGCCGAGGACGGCGATCCTAGGCCTTACTACTACCAGATCCGGAGGTCCATTAGCAAATACATGCCAGTTCCCAAAGGACCACTCCCGCGGCGATCCCGGAAGCTGCGCCTCGACGCGGTTCGTATGAACGAAGGCACTCCGCTGGACAGGGTAATGCGACACTTCCGGGACAAGGGGTTGCTCAGGCAAAAGCAGTCCACGCACCCGATGACGTTCGAAGAGTTTGGCTTGGACTTTGGCTTTATGGTATACAAAACGAGAGTCCAAGTGCGGCGCGCTCGTAAGTACAACGTCACGCTGCACGGCCTGCGGGACCGCGCGCACTTGTCAGTGCGACAGGAACGTCACGTGATACAAGCGTTCACCATGAACGAAGACGAACAGCCGAAGCTGTATGAAAAAGTGCTCCTTCGGGGAGGAGAGAAGATGTCCATTTTAGTAGAAAACATGGGGCGGGAGGACTTCGGCCCCAAGAACAAGGACCCGAAG GGAATCAGACGTGTGACGGCAGACGGCTCGAACATGACAGGCTGGGTTATGGAAGCCGTTCCCGTGACGCGTAACAGGGACGTCAGCGAACTGATGCGTTTCCTGAAACGACGCAGCGGCGAGGCTTGCAAAGGCCCGCCGTGTTTCTATTACGGCTCTTTCGTGCTACCGAAGGGTCAGGCGCGTCTGGACACGTTCCTGGACCCGTCCAACTACACCAAGGGCATCGCTTTCGTCAACGGCATCAACCTCGGCCGTTACTGGCCCGCGGTGGGGCCGCAAGTGACACTTTACGTCCCCGCCGTCTTCCTGCGACCGCACCCCGAAGAGAACAACGTCATCATGATGGAGATCGACCAAGTGCCCAAACGAGGTCAGCGAGGAGTCAGCTTTGCGAACAGGCCACGGTTGGAAGGCTCTGTGGAACGGCCTCGTGCTTAG
- the LOC119433999 gene encoding beta-galactosidase — protein sequence MRACVLAPVLVFYCEIFSGAGKRSFTIDYNNHTFLKDGEPFRFVGGAMHYFRVPRAYWDDRLHTLRMGGPNVVDFYIDWSGHEPEPDQYNFIDDYDVVAFLEAVKKADLLAVLRPGPFVCGEIDNAGFPYWLLRKYPNMQYRTMEKEYVKEVTKWFDKLLPMLVPHLYKNGGPIIMVQVENEYGHLKGFCDPNYMEFMLSLQEKHLGKDVVMFRTDSPSLRQYECDKVRDILVAGNCDPKADVKKAFDIIRRGQVKPGGPIVVGEYYTGWMNYWGWNDNPAYPPAVIDTFEKMMESGGNVIFYMFHGGTSFGFKAATSSESPLVTSYDYDAPIGEDGDPKAYYFTLRKSIGKYIPLKAGDLPKGSPKMKIDAISMPHSMSLKDVMNHFRKKGWLKHTKSKFPVTFEELGQDFGFLLYRTEITANLEGEYLMTLHGLRDMAQLYVRKERHMMRIFDTAHLIIKPNTTVRLKKGERLSILVENMGREDFGPKNRDPKGMTNVTVNDVTLTDWTVEAVPVTQNRDISELIHLMQQPRNGDGKTPHFYYGWFTLPEGQKPMDTFLDPSNYSKGIAFINGINLGRYWPAVGPQIRLYVPGVYLKPYPEENKLILFELEGVRSKKGDRGVSFSDRPLLTADTGRPHP from the exons ATGCGCGCATGCGTGCTCGCGCCGGTTCTCGTCTTCTACTGCGAGATCTTCTCGGGCGCCGGAAAGAGGTCGTTCACGATCGACTACAACAACCACACTTTCCTGAAGGATGGCGAGCCCTTCCGGTTTGTGGGCGGCGCGATGCACTACTTCCGGGTCCCCAGGGCTTACTGGGACGACCGACTTCACACTCTACGCATGGGCGGACCCAACGTCGTAGACTTCTACATCGACTGGAGCGGCCACGAGCCGGAACCGGACCAGTACAACTTCATAGACGACTACGACGTGGTCGCCTTCCTCGAGGCGGTCAAGAAGGCCGACCTCCTGGCGGTTCTCAGGCCGGGACCGTTCGTATGCGGTGAGATCGACAACGCGGGCTTCCCCTACTGGCTTCTGCGCAAGTACCCAAACATGCAGTACCGCACCATGGAGAAGGAGTACGTGAAAGAAGTCACCAAGTGGTTCGACAAGTTGCTGCCCATGCTGGTCCCACACCTGTACAAGAACGGTGGGCCTATCATCATGGTACAG GTCGAGAACGAGTACGGCCACCTGAAGGGCTTCTGCGACCCCAATTATATGGAGTTCATGCTCTCCCTTCAAGAAAAACACCTAGGCAAGGACGTCGTCATGTTCCGCACCGACTCGCCGTCTCTACGCCAGTACGAATGCGACAAGGTGCGCGACATTTTGGTGGCCGGCAACTGCGACCCAAAGGCCGACGTGAAAAAGGCCTTCGACATCATCCGCAGAGGGCAGGTCAAGCCGGGAGGGCCCATCGTGGTGGGCGAGTACTACACTGGCTGGATGAACTACTGGGGCTGGAACGACAACCCCGCCTACCCGCCAGCTGTCATCGACACATTCGAGAAGATGATGGAAAGCGGGGGCAACGTCATATTCTACATGTTCCACGGAGGCACCAGCTTCGGCTTCAAGGCAGCCACCAGCTCAGAGTCGCCGCTGGTGACGAGCTACGACTACGACGCGCCCATCGGAGAAGACGGGGATCCGAAGGCATACTACTTCACGTTGCGCAAATCCATCGGCAAGTACATCCCTCTCAAAGCCGGAGACCTGCCCAAGGGCTCGCCCAAGATGAAGATAGACGCCATCAGCATGCCGCACAGCATGTCCCTCAAGGACGTTATGAACCACTTTCGGAAAAAGGGCTGGCTGAAGCACACAAAGTCCAAGTTTCCGGTGACTTTCGAGGAGCTCGGGCAGGACTTCGGGTTCCTGTTGTACCGCACGGAGATCACCGCGAACCTAGAAGGAGAGTACTTAATGACGCTTCATGGTCTCCGCGACATGGCACAGCTGTACGTTCGGAAGGAACGCCACATGATGCGCATTTTCGACACCGCCCACCTGATCATAAAACCCAACACTACGGTGAGGCTCAAGAAAGGCGAGAGGCTGTCGATTCTGGTGGAAAACATGGGCCGCGAAGACTTCGGTCCCAAGAACCGCGACCCCAAG GGAATGACGAACGTGACCGTGAACGACGTCACCCTGACAGACTGGACCGTCGAGGCCGTGCCGGTGACCCAGAACCGAGACATCAGCGAACTGATACATCTCATGCAACAGCCCAGGAACGGCGACGGTAAAACGCCGCACTTCTACTACGGCTGGTTCACGCTTCCCGAAGGACAGAAGCCGATGGACACCTTCCTCGATCCGTCCAACTATAGCAAGGGGATCGCGTTCATCAACGGCATCAACCTGGGCCGTTACTGGCCCGCGGTCGGGCCGCAGATTAGGCTGTACGTTCCGGGCGTGTATCTCAAGCCGTATCCCGAAGAGAACAAGCTCATCTTGTTCGAGCTGGAAGGAGTGCGCAGTAAGAAAGGCGACCGTGGCGTGAGCTTCAGCGATAGGCCTCTCCTCACCGCCGACACAGGACGCCCTCACCCTTAG